A part of Streptomyces sp. NBC_01451 genomic DNA contains:
- a CDS encoding HNH endonuclease family protein, with protein MRLTRSHAAAAALAVLLSPATAHAVGPGDTVALPVRDALHALTIQTENRTGYERSKFRHWVDADRDSCNTRQEVLLEEAVTAPVQDANCVLTGGSWYSPYDDTYFTQARALDIDHLVPLAESWDSGASTWTTAERQAYANDLGDARALIAVSATTNRSKSDQDPATWQPPAADYRCTYATDWIAVKTRWGLTVDPAEQTALTEALAGCPNSPIEVTHAR; from the coding sequence GTGCGCCTCACCCGCTCACATGCCGCTGCCGCCGCACTCGCTGTCCTGCTCTCCCCCGCCACCGCTCACGCAGTCGGCCCCGGCGACACCGTCGCCCTGCCCGTACGCGACGCCCTCCACGCCCTGACCATCCAGACCGAGAACCGCACCGGATACGAACGCTCGAAGTTCCGCCACTGGGTCGACGCCGACCGCGACTCGTGCAACACGAGGCAGGAGGTGTTGCTGGAGGAAGCCGTCACCGCACCCGTCCAGGACGCCAACTGCGTGCTGACCGGCGGGTCCTGGTACTCCCCGTACGACGACACGTACTTCACCCAGGCCCGCGCCCTCGACATCGACCACCTGGTCCCGCTCGCCGAATCCTGGGACTCCGGCGCCTCCACGTGGACAACGGCCGAACGCCAGGCCTACGCCAACGACCTCGGAGACGCCCGCGCCCTGATCGCGGTCTCCGCCACCACCAACCGCAGCAAATCCGACCAGGACCCCGCCACCTGGCAGCCCCCGGCAGCCGACTACCGCTGCACGTACGCCACCGACTGGATCGCCGTCAAAACCCGCTGGGGCCTGACCGTCGACCCCGCCGAACAGACCGCGCTCACCGAGGCCCTCGCCGGCTGCCCGAACAGCCCGATCGAGGTCACCCACGCCCGCTGA
- a CDS encoding sigma-70 family RNA polymerase sigma factor, with protein sequence MGNGDVTTDVSPQDGGHGQPVLAPPDLPLDFEAFYLGHQEFFHDFAEIHLGSRRVAERVVHHVFLTILGGWDDLLQQGDLEQQTLAVLHRGVTRRLEADGRPPAFLINGPIAKNLEAVRSQMELSSNANRVYEAILDLPTRQFTVIVLRHLLGYPTKRIARYMGLDTRTVDYHGRKGKERLRVQLRLPATPSKTKKGPGQ encoded by the coding sequence ATGGGCAACGGCGACGTCACCACTGACGTATCGCCCCAGGACGGCGGCCACGGCCAGCCCGTCCTGGCCCCTCCCGACCTGCCCCTCGACTTCGAGGCCTTCTACCTGGGCCATCAGGAGTTCTTCCACGACTTCGCGGAGATCCACCTGGGCAGCCGCCGGGTCGCCGAACGGGTGGTCCACCACGTCTTCCTGACCATCCTGGGCGGCTGGGACGATCTTCTGCAGCAGGGCGACCTCGAACAGCAGACCCTGGCCGTGCTCCACCGGGGCGTCACCCGCCGCCTCGAAGCAGACGGACGTCCGCCGGCGTTCCTCATCAACGGCCCCATAGCGAAGAACCTGGAAGCGGTCCGCAGCCAGATGGAGCTCAGCAGCAACGCCAACCGCGTGTACGAGGCGATCCTGGACCTGCCGACCCGGCAGTTCACCGTGATCGTCCTGCGTCACCTGCTCGGCTACCCCACCAAGCGGATCGCCCGGTACATGGGCCTGGACACCCGCACCGTCGACTACCACGGCCGCAAGGGCAAGGAACGCCTGCGCGTCCAACTGCGCCTGCCCGCCACGCCCAGCAAGACCAAGAAAGGACCGGGACAGTGA
- a CDS encoding SLATT domain-containing protein — MAEQADRHGHPVPFDLWDIPDEVRAIAGECERLWERALHSAHHQFAASMIWRHTHRWLSVLAAAVGATAGVSAVADVIGARIAGVGALLAAVIGGATSLLAPDQHAAQCTVSGNAYVEVRDGSQQMLCVDLATLEYDTARQRLEELTTSLHAANRAAEPTSFLARRYARRALRSGIANDDVWAARPRRT; from the coding sequence ATGGCTGAACAGGCGGACCGGCATGGGCATCCCGTCCCCTTTGATCTTTGGGACATCCCCGATGAAGTGCGCGCCATTGCGGGGGAGTGTGAACGATTGTGGGAGCGGGCCTTGCACAGTGCGCACCATCAGTTCGCAGCTTCCATGATCTGGCGCCACACACATCGCTGGCTGTCGGTGCTGGCGGCCGCGGTGGGTGCCACGGCAGGCGTGTCGGCCGTAGCCGATGTCATCGGTGCGCGCATAGCCGGTGTGGGCGCCCTTCTGGCCGCGGTCATCGGAGGGGCGACGAGCCTGCTGGCCCCGGACCAGCACGCGGCGCAGTGCACTGTGTCCGGCAACGCCTACGTCGAAGTGCGGGACGGCAGTCAGCAGATGCTCTGCGTTGACCTGGCCACGCTGGAGTACGACACGGCACGCCAGCGTCTTGAGGAACTGACCACGAGCCTGCACGCCGCGAACCGGGCCGCTGAGCCGACGTCGTTCTTGGCGAGGCGGTACGCGCGCCGGGCTCTCAGGTCAGGGATCGCCAATGACGACGTATGGGCAGCCCGTCCACGCAGGACCTGA
- a CDS encoding WD40 repeat domain-containing protein, whose product MAFSPDSTRLVTASNDRTVRIWDPATGRELRTLTGHTNGVNAVAFSPNSTWLATAAFDWTVRIWDPTTGRELRTLTGHTNGVNAVAFSPNSTWLATAAFDWTVRIWDPTTGRELRTLTGHTNGVNAVAFSPNSTWLATASNDGTVRIWDPTILEVLQTPRARTGPAHSMAFSPDGTWLATASFDQTVRMCDPATGRELRTLTGHTDGVNSVAFSPDGTWLATTSNDRTVRIWDPTTGRELHTLTSNTDTVNALAFSPDSTRLATAAFNGTVRIWDPATGRELRTLTGHTDMVNSLAFSPDGAWLATASFDRTVRIWDPTTGTASRTLTGHTDGVNSVAFSPDGTWLATASFDRTVRIWDPATSRELRTLISHTNVMNSVAFSPDSAWLATTSYDGTVQVWSPDTGLVLTMIRTDSHLFCCSWTPDGRALLVGGVEGLFGYNLYPGSPAG is encoded by the coding sequence GTGGCCTTCAGCCCCGACAGCACCCGGCTCGTTACCGCCAGCAATGATCGGACCGTGCGGATCTGGGACCCGGCCACCGGACGAGAACTCCGCACCCTGACCGGCCACACCAACGGAGTGAATGCGGTGGCCTTCAGCCCCAACAGCACCTGGCTCGCCACCGCGGCCTTCGACTGGACCGTGCGGATCTGGGACCCCACCACCGGACGAGAACTCCGCACCCTGACCGGCCACACCAACGGAGTGAATGCGGTGGCCTTCAGCCCCAACAGCACCTGGCTCGCCACCGCGGCCTTCGACTGGACCGTGCGGATCTGGGACCCCACCACCGGACGAGAACTCCGCACCCTGACCGGCCACACCAACGGAGTGAATGCGGTGGCCTTCAGCCCCAACAGCACCTGGCTCGCCACCGCCAGCAACGATGGAACCGTGCGGATCTGGGACCCCACCATCCTTGAGGTGCTGCAGACGCCCCGCGCCCGAACCGGCCCCGCACATTCGATGGCGTTCAGCCCCGACGGCACCTGGCTCGCCACCGCCAGCTTCGATCAGACCGTGCGGATGTGCGACCCGGCCACCGGACGAGAACTCCGCACCCTGACCGGCCACACCGACGGCGTGAATTCGGTGGCCTTCAGCCCCGACGGCACATGGCTCGCCACCACCAGCAACGATCGGACCGTGCGGATCTGGGACCCCACCACCGGACGAGAACTCCACACGCTGACCAGCAACACCGACACGGTGAATGCGTTGGCGTTCAGCCCCGACAGCACCCGGCTCGCCACCGCCGCCTTCAACGGAACTGTGCGGATCTGGGACCCGGCCACCGGCCGAGAACTCCGCACCCTGACCGGCCACACCGACATGGTGAATTCGTTGGCGTTCAGCCCCGATGGCGCCTGGCTCGCCACCGCCAGCTTCGATCGGACCGTGCGGATCTGGGACCCCACCACCGGCACCGCCTCACGCACCCTGACTGGCCACACCGACGGCGTGAATTCGGTGGCCTTCAGCCCCGACGGCACATGGCTCGCCACCGCCAGCTTCGATCGGACCGTGCGGATCTGGGACCCGGCCACCAGCCGAGAACTCCGCACCCTGATCAGCCACACCAACGTAATGAATTCGGTGGCCTTCAGCCCCGACAGCGCCTGGCTCGCCACCACCAGCTACGACGGCACCGTACAGGTCTGGAGCCCCGACACAGGCTTGGTGCTGACCATGATTCGCACTGACAGCCACTTGTTCTGTTGTTCCTGGACTCCCGACGGGCGTGCACTGCTTGTGGGCGGAGTGGAAGGGCTTTTTGGTTACAACCTTTACCCGGGCTCCCCTGCCGGGTGA
- a CDS encoding NB-ARC domain-containing protein translates to MTAGVWLLVTALRDGWGGADPLASVFDSVAGLAALVLSLRAVPAPRPLVARPAPPEVPEWWVDRDEADAVIRAVRDSTRRWRGGGSVAITAGLHGAGGFGKTTLAKYVAAQRSVQRRFPGGVHLITIGRDVRGRAAVAAKVAEETRLITGDTVETGSDPERAGDRLGGLLAQRPRTLLVIDDVWEYEQLAPFLRGAQRSCVRLVTTRRSDVLPAGAVRIEVDRMAEQQARRLLAHRLPVLPRRDVMEALVEATGRWALLLGIANKFIAEQTATGADPTTAARTLLERLRAGGPAVQDPEATLDLNDPDRRNTAVSASIKAATTLLQPGDAEDRFTELGVFAEDEAVPMVLVTALWGATSGRDEAATRSLCKQMADLSLLQIDTTVPGGSLTLHDVIRDYLRAQLGTNGLQAANTVLLDALAPSLPPTDDGVAWWQTTIGYLQDHLIEHLLDAGRTTQAQTTAGDFRWMRARLHQRGPTAPWRDLDRIGLPARTLARQLACAAHLLAPTDPPHALDAILRSRITDAPPLAHRSTARRATWPHQPLAAPRPAPPCPAPHPDRPHRHGECGGLQPRQHPARYRQQ, encoded by the coding sequence GTGACGGCCGGGGTGTGGCTGCTGGTGACGGCGCTGCGCGACGGGTGGGGTGGCGCGGACCCTTTGGCAAGTGTGTTCGACTCCGTGGCGGGGCTGGCCGCTTTGGTGCTCTCTCTGCGGGCAGTTCCCGCGCCCCGGCCACTCGTGGCCCGGCCGGCTCCGCCGGAGGTACCGGAATGGTGGGTGGACCGGGACGAGGCCGACGCGGTCATCCGGGCGGTGCGTGACAGCACCCGCCGGTGGCGGGGCGGCGGGTCGGTGGCGATTACGGCTGGGCTGCACGGGGCGGGCGGATTCGGCAAGACCACTCTGGCGAAGTACGTTGCCGCGCAGCGGTCGGTACAACGGCGCTTCCCTGGCGGCGTTCATCTGATCACGATCGGGCGGGACGTACGGGGGCGTGCGGCCGTTGCCGCGAAGGTCGCCGAGGAGACCCGCCTGATCACCGGCGACACCGTCGAGACCGGCTCGGACCCCGAGCGTGCCGGAGACCGCCTCGGCGGCTTGCTCGCGCAGCGCCCCCGCACCCTCCTGGTGATCGACGACGTGTGGGAGTACGAGCAGCTTGCCCCGTTTCTCCGCGGAGCCCAACGGTCATGCGTGCGGCTAGTCACCACCCGCAGATCCGACGTACTTCCTGCTGGGGCAGTTCGGATCGAAGTCGACCGCATGGCCGAACAACAGGCTCGGCGTCTGCTCGCCCACCGCCTGCCCGTCCTGCCCCGACGGGATGTGATGGAGGCTCTGGTGGAGGCGACCGGGCGGTGGGCTCTGCTGCTGGGCATCGCCAACAAGTTCATCGCCGAACAGACGGCAACCGGCGCCGACCCCACAACGGCGGCGAGAACGCTCCTGGAACGGCTGCGCGCCGGCGGGCCAGCCGTTCAGGATCCCGAGGCCACGCTCGATCTCAATGATCCCGACCGCCGCAACACCGCCGTCAGCGCCAGCATCAAGGCTGCCACCACTCTCCTCCAACCCGGTGACGCCGAGGACCGCTTCACCGAACTCGGTGTCTTCGCCGAGGACGAGGCAGTGCCCATGGTTCTGGTGACAGCCCTCTGGGGGGCCACCAGCGGCCGGGACGAAGCGGCCACGCGGTCGCTGTGCAAACAGATGGCCGACCTGTCCCTCCTCCAGATCGACACCACAGTGCCCGGCGGATCCCTCACCCTCCACGACGTCATCCGCGACTACCTGCGTGCCCAGCTCGGCACTAATGGACTACAGGCCGCCAACACCGTCCTGCTCGATGCCCTCGCCCCGAGCCTGCCACCCACCGACGATGGCGTGGCGTGGTGGCAGACCACTATCGGCTATCTCCAGGACCATCTCATCGAGCATCTCCTTGATGCCGGACGCACGACTCAGGCTCAAACAACAGCGGGAGACTTCCGGTGGATGCGCGCCCGACTGCATCAGCGCGGTCCCACTGCACCCTGGCGCGACCTCGACCGCATCGGCCTCCCTGCCCGCACGCTGGCCCGGCAACTGGCTTGCGCCGCCCACCTGCTGGCCCCGACCGACCCGCCCCACGCCCTCGACGCGATCTTGCGCAGTCGCATCACCGACGCCCCCCCACTGGCCCACCGCTCCACTGCCCGCAGGGCCACCTGGCCTCATCAACCGCTGGCCGCCCCCAGACCTGCCCCACCCTGCCCTGCTCCGCACCCTGACCGGCCACACCGACATGGTGAATGCGGTGGCCTTCAGCCCCGACAGCACCCGGCTCGTTACCGCCAGCAATGA
- a CDS encoding type II toxin-antitoxin system VapC family toxin — protein MANSSQRGRNLVSLYLFIDTNTLIGALHRNTAADEAARELFRLWETGWIGLARTDTMDTERFEGQDAETRAQREEEAADLPEALGPFVFDHSRFDASVFASGEDTTRVEDVFAIVFPTKVVSTARKNEVRDAMHVATAARYGGHAFVTNDGALLRKDREIAELLGIRVWSPEQALTEVKSRVVARRRLHELEPDRGPLPAD, from the coding sequence ATGGCGAACTCGTCCCAGCGTGGCCGGAACCTGGTCAGCCTGTACCTGTTCATCGACACCAACACCCTGATCGGCGCCCTCCACCGGAACACCGCAGCCGATGAGGCGGCCAGGGAGTTGTTCCGTCTCTGGGAGACGGGTTGGATCGGGTTGGCGCGCACGGACACGATGGACACGGAGCGCTTCGAGGGCCAGGACGCCGAGACCCGGGCCCAGCGAGAGGAAGAGGCCGCTGATCTCCCTGAAGCCCTCGGCCCGTTTGTCTTCGATCATTCCCGCTTCGATGCCTCGGTGTTCGCTTCCGGCGAGGACACGACCCGCGTCGAAGACGTCTTCGCGATCGTCTTCCCGACGAAGGTCGTGTCGACAGCGAGGAAGAACGAGGTCCGCGACGCCATGCACGTGGCCACAGCAGCCCGCTACGGGGGCCACGCGTTCGTCACCAACGACGGGGCCCTACTCAGGAAGGACCGTGAGATCGCCGAGCTGCTGGGCATAAGAGTCTGGTCCCCTGAGCAGGCGCTGACGGAAGTCAAGAGCAGGGTGGTGGCCCGCCGTCGGCTCCATGAACTCGAACCCGACAGAGGGCCGTTGCCTGCCGACTAG
- a CDS encoding DUF6207 family protein gives MDPINEVHVSRPGLVVVDVAAADDATALAFQQLLADRWATSSAERTTHDVGQPGVRLRCYLDLNQPVGSDAQADTPPLALAEVQQ, from the coding sequence ATGGACCCGATCAACGAGGTACACGTCAGCAGGCCCGGCTTGGTCGTCGTCGACGTCGCAGCCGCCGACGACGCCACCGCGCTCGCCTTCCAGCAGCTGCTCGCCGACCGGTGGGCGACGTCGTCAGCGGAGCGCACGACGCACGACGTCGGCCAGCCCGGTGTACGGCTGCGCTGCTACCTGGACTTGAATCAGCCGGTCGGCTCGGATGCGCAGGCTGACACGCCGCCGCTGGCCCTCGCAGAGGTACAGCAATGA
- a CDS encoding DUF4238 domain-containing protein, whose product MDRQPRETLIGGRGLLGRIRCVGTAQHTSRQHLVSQVLLKEFTMPEPKDSSQQLLPFDLHNPGHVHKRMPPSRCGWVENFVAVDSPFIEALWNNVERRVRAALAAVHAGTPFADPLHVDVLRDLIVLHNVRSLHYRDVHTDSVERARTHLVAKVITQYPEQLRLEALRETGLYLSGPAALGAFAERLIERSPTMRDRESGKLFRTSIEDTFHKMRDLASTRRLEVITPETGQFLIGDNPALTLSMKGSRTMYGMAFLDAQTLVLPIGPRHMLSLGAEDVMLTASQSFVDRLNALQIHAAHRYVYMHPASGLEPFVERRAQRRLAGDRTT is encoded by the coding sequence GTGGATCGGCAGCCGAGGGAAACTCTGATCGGGGGGAGAGGGCTACTTGGCAGAATCCGGTGTGTGGGAACAGCACAGCACACATCGCGGCAGCACCTCGTATCCCAGGTCCTGCTCAAAGAGTTCACGATGCCCGAGCCGAAGGACAGTAGCCAGCAGCTGCTCCCGTTCGACCTGCACAACCCCGGACACGTACACAAGCGGATGCCCCCCAGCCGATGCGGCTGGGTCGAGAACTTCGTCGCCGTCGACTCCCCATTCATCGAAGCACTGTGGAACAACGTGGAGAGGCGCGTACGTGCGGCGCTTGCCGCCGTGCACGCCGGCACTCCGTTCGCCGACCCGCTTCACGTGGACGTGCTGCGCGACCTCATCGTGCTCCACAACGTCCGGTCGCTCCACTACCGCGATGTGCATACCGACTCGGTCGAGCGGGCCCGAACGCACCTGGTCGCCAAGGTGATCACCCAGTATCCGGAGCAGCTGCGCCTCGAGGCACTGCGCGAGACGGGCCTGTACCTGTCCGGCCCGGCTGCCCTGGGCGCCTTCGCCGAACGTCTCATCGAACGGTCCCCGACTATGCGCGACCGCGAGAGCGGCAAGCTCTTCCGCACCAGCATCGAGGACACCTTCCACAAAATGCGGGACCTGGCGTCGACGCGGCGGCTGGAGGTGATCACGCCCGAGACGGGCCAGTTCCTGATCGGCGACAACCCGGCCCTGACCCTGTCCATGAAGGGAAGCCGCACCATGTACGGCATGGCGTTCCTTGACGCCCAGACCCTCGTACTTCCCATCGGCCCACGGCACATGCTGTCCTTGGGCGCCGAGGACGTCATGCTCACCGCTTCCCAGTCCTTCGTCGACCGCCTCAACGCCCTGCAGATCCACGCCGCCCACCGCTACGTCTACATGCACCCCGCGAGCGGCCTGGAACCGTTCGTGGAACGACGTGCACAGCGACGACTGGCCGGAGACCGGACCACCTGA
- a CDS encoding ATP-dependent DNA ligase, whose protein sequence is MDGELIVWDAAGRLAFERLQNRLARRGAGAALAAEEWPAHFVAFDILAHPAAGLPDLRPRPYSERRQVLLDVLADVGPPIVPVWSTTDRDGALLWYEALEGTGAEGIVAKPLRSAYRAGRVWSKIRHADTVDATVVGFTGTPRHPKALAVRLPDGRIALSQRLTTALASVVAPHLVPQSGRAVPTAGDSYTPATGDVVVEVVAGTTRHAVVTVVRLR, encoded by the coding sequence ATAGACGGCGAGCTGATCGTTTGGGACGCCGCGGGCCGCCTCGCGTTCGAGCGGCTGCAGAACCGGCTTGCCCGGCGCGGGGCCGGGGCGGCCCTGGCGGCAGAGGAGTGGCCGGCCCACTTCGTCGCCTTCGACATCCTGGCCCACCCTGCGGCAGGCCTCCCCGACCTGCGGCCGCGTCCGTACTCGGAGCGGCGCCAGGTCCTCCTGGACGTGCTCGCCGACGTCGGTCCGCCGATCGTGCCGGTGTGGTCGACCACCGACCGGGACGGGGCCCTGCTCTGGTACGAGGCGCTCGAAGGGACCGGTGCGGAGGGGATCGTGGCGAAGCCGCTCCGGTCGGCGTACAGGGCGGGCCGCGTGTGGTCAAAGATCAGACACGCGGACACGGTCGACGCCACCGTGGTCGGTTTCACCGGCACCCCCCGGCATCCGAAGGCGCTCGCCGTACGGCTGCCTGACGGACGCATCGCGCTGTCCCAGCGGCTGACCACGGCGCTCGCCTCCGTCGTCGCCCCGCACCTGGTCCCCCAGTCCGGGCGGGCGGTCCCGACGGCCGGCGACTCCTACACCCCCGCCACCGGTGATGTGGTGGTGGAGGTCGTGGCGGGCACGACCCGGCACGCGGTCGTGACCGTGGTCCGGCTGCGCTGA
- a CDS encoding tetratricopeptide repeat protein — protein sequence MLATGDAPRARTLIAALPAASPAAQLGPITNEALGEVGTGTLAAAVAEALSAYLLPGALPGDMLLLRTRTAYALDDHDEAAAYALHVLEQSKTSDHHTALAHNVLALIAYNSWDLEQARQHIRQGLTAARRCPDQSCLVRLLLTDADLADRRSMWALPGIKRQSPIPQVTVAATPAAPTTSMSLTQRTESAHQRELAARQRTAAESLATQLNDSQLHAQAIAARDPVAALTVYRAIGDLHGEAAALGLMADVAGERGDLDQVEELANQALTLYRTLGNRRREADTQETLASAAYLRNDPDRVEELANQALTLYRTLGNRRGEANVLGLLADAALQRTDLNRVEELANQALTLYRTLGNRRGEANTLGVLASAALQRTDPDLVEELANQALALHRVLGNRREEANTLGILADAARQRGVPSLVEELANQALALHRTLGNRRGEATALHLLADAARQRGDTRTARHTLAEAAALYEQIGMVQQAASCRQELQRW from the coding sequence GTGCTGGCAACCGGCGACGCACCCCGGGCCCGCACACTCATCGCAGCACTCCCCGCGGCATCTCCCGCTGCCCAGCTCGGCCCCATCACGAACGAGGCCCTCGGCGAGGTGGGCACTGGCACGCTCGCAGCCGCAGTCGCGGAGGCGCTGTCCGCGTACTTGCTGCCCGGCGCCCTGCCTGGCGACATGCTCCTCCTGCGTACCCGTACCGCTTACGCTCTGGACGACCACGACGAGGCTGCCGCCTATGCTCTCCACGTCCTGGAGCAGTCGAAGACCAGCGACCATCACACAGCCCTCGCTCACAACGTCCTAGCCCTCATCGCTTACAACTCCTGGGATTTAGAGCAGGCCCGCCAACACATTCGCCAAGGCCTCACCGCAGCCCGCCGCTGCCCCGACCAGAGTTGTCTGGTCCGACTTCTTCTGACCGATGCCGACCTCGCCGACCGCCGCTCAATGTGGGCACTACCGGGCATCAAACGTCAGTCGCCCATTCCACAGGTCACTGTTGCTGCGACACCCGCCGCGCCGACGACCAGCATGTCTCTCACACAGCGCACCGAATCAGCCCACCAGCGCGAACTCGCCGCCAGGCAACGTACCGCTGCGGAGAGTCTCGCCACTCAGCTCAACGACTCTCAGTTGCACGCACAGGCCATCGCTGCCCGTGATCCAGTAGCCGCCCTCACCGTCTACCGTGCTATTGGCGACCTGCATGGGGAAGCCGCCGCCCTGGGGTTGATGGCGGATGTCGCTGGCGAACGCGGCGACCTCGACCAGGTCGAGGAACTCGCCAACCAGGCCCTCACCCTCTACCGCACGCTCGGCAACCGGCGCAGAGAAGCCGACACCCAGGAGACCCTGGCAAGCGCCGCTTATCTGCGCAACGACCCAGACCGGGTCGAGGAACTCGCCAACCAGGCCCTCACCCTCTACCGCACGCTCGGCAACCGGCGCGGAGAAGCCAACGTCCTGGGGCTCCTCGCAGACGCCGCCCTCCAGCGCACCGACCTCAACAGGGTCGAGGAACTCGCCAACCAGGCCCTCACCCTCTACCGCACTCTCGGCAACCGGCGCGGAGAAGCCAACACCCTTGGGGTCCTGGCGAGCGCCGCCCTCCAGCGCACCGACCCCGACCTGGTCGAGGAACTCGCCAACCAGGCCCTCGCTCTCCACCGCGTCCTCGGCAACCGGCGTGAAGAAGCCAACACCCTTGGAATCCTGGCGGACGCCGCCCGCCAGCGCGGCGTCCCCAGCCTCGTCGAGGAACTCGCCAACCAGGCCCTCGCTCTCCACCGCACTCTCGGCAACCGGCGCGGAGAAGCCACCGCCCTGCATCTCCTGGCGGACGCCGCCCGCCAGCGCGGCGATACGAGGACCGCGCGCCACACCCTCGCAGAGGCAGCCGCGCTGTACGAGCAGATCGGGATGGTCCAGCAGGCGGCTTCATGCCGCCAGGAGCTACAACGGTGGTGA
- a CDS encoding IS701 family transposase, with the protein MDAHEVNRARAKLALFVADVFSSVPRKDQRAKGDCYLRGLMVDGRRKSIQAMAARLPDGNEQNLQQFVNQSTWDPVPVRRRIAQRIVPLIGPDAWAIDDVSFPKDGKMSVAVAHQYCGALGKQANCQVAVSVHAVTDTASVPLQWRLFLPKEWDSDTERRRRCQVPDEVGHREKWRLALDTLDELAGWGLVPPVVVADAGYGQNADFRDGLDSRGIGYVVAVRSDVTVHCCDAEPVTPPWSGNGRKPQPRYRDKPSSVSVLAAGHGREAFTEVTWREGSRGPMRSRFLALRVRPAGVRARRLAQAAASAQEGSWDGVLPEVTLLAEWPEGAEAPTDYWLSNLPAGTPVAELVRLAKIRWRIEHDYRELKHGLGLDHFEGRSWAGWHHHVTLVTAAHAFLTEQRLAPKADTADSPSTRSSTPSRTC; encoded by the coding sequence GTGGACGCACATGAAGTGAACCGTGCTCGGGCGAAGTTGGCGTTGTTCGTGGCTGATGTGTTCTCTTCGGTGCCGCGGAAGGACCAGCGGGCCAAGGGTGACTGTTATCTGCGGGGACTGATGGTGGACGGCCGCCGCAAGTCCATCCAGGCCATGGCTGCGCGGCTGCCGGACGGCAACGAGCAGAACCTGCAGCAGTTCGTGAACCAGTCGACCTGGGATCCGGTGCCGGTGCGGCGGCGGATCGCGCAGCGGATAGTGCCGCTGATCGGCCCGGATGCCTGGGCCATCGACGACGTGTCGTTTCCCAAGGACGGGAAGATGTCGGTCGCCGTGGCCCATCAGTACTGCGGGGCCCTGGGCAAACAGGCGAACTGTCAGGTGGCGGTCAGCGTGCACGCGGTCACCGATACCGCCTCCGTCCCGCTTCAGTGGCGGCTGTTCCTGCCGAAGGAGTGGGACAGCGATACCGAACGCCGGCGTCGCTGCCAGGTGCCCGATGAGGTCGGGCACCGGGAGAAGTGGCGCCTGGCCCTGGACACCCTCGATGAGCTGGCCGGGTGGGGTCTGGTGCCGCCGGTGGTGGTGGCCGACGCCGGCTACGGGCAGAACGCCGACTTCCGCGACGGCCTGGACAGCCGGGGCATCGGATATGTCGTGGCAGTCCGTTCGGATGTCACCGTCCACTGCTGCGACGCCGAGCCGGTCACGCCGCCGTGGTCGGGCAACGGCCGCAAGCCGCAGCCCCGCTACCGGGACAAGCCGTCCTCCGTGTCCGTTCTGGCCGCTGGTCACGGGCGCGAGGCGTTCACCGAGGTGACCTGGCGGGAAGGCTCCCGCGGACCGATGCGCTCACGCTTCCTGGCACTGCGGGTGCGGCCGGCCGGAGTCAGGGCCCGCCGTCTGGCCCAGGCCGCCGCGAGCGCGCAGGAGGGCTCGTGGGACGGTGTCCTGCCCGAGGTCACGCTGCTGGCCGAATGGCCCGAAGGCGCCGAAGCACCCACCGACTACTGGCTGTCGAACCTGCCCGCCGGCACCCCGGTGGCCGAACTGGTCCGCCTCGCCAAGATCCGCTGGCGCATCGAGCACGACTACCGGGAACTCAAGCACGGCCTCGGCCTGGACCACTTCGAAGGACGTTCCTGGGCAGGGTGGCACCACCACGTCACCCTGGTCACCGCCGCCCACGCCTTCCTCACCGAACAGCGCCTGGCCCCAAAAGCCGATACAGCGGACTCACCCTCTACCAGATCCTCGACACCATCCAGGACCTGCTGA